In Phaeobacter gallaeciensis DSM 26640, a genomic segment contains:
- a CDS encoding nucleotide exchange factor GrpE gives MAEPKNDDFLDDITEAEAEELSAQTEEFDDAALELDSLRAERDELKDRFMRALADAENARKRGDKARREAEQYGGSKLARDMLPVYDNMKRAIEAASDEQREVSAALIEGVELTMRALLGVFEKHGMQVIAPEVGERFDPQVHEAMFEAPVPGTKAGDIIQVSAEGFMLHDRLLRPAQVGVSSTPAS, from the coding sequence ATGGCAGAGCCCAAGAACGACGATTTTTTGGACGACATCACAGAAGCCGAAGCAGAGGAGCTCTCTGCGCAGACTGAAGAATTTGATGATGCAGCGCTGGAGCTTGACAGCCTGCGGGCCGAACGGGATGAGCTGAAAGATCGGTTCATGCGGGCCCTGGCTGATGCGGAGAATGCCCGCAAGCGCGGCGATAAGGCACGCCGCGAAGCTGAGCAATATGGCGGTTCCAAACTGGCGCGGGATATGCTGCCGGTTTACGACAATATGAAACGTGCAATCGAAGCCGCCAGCGATGAGCAGCGCGAAGTCTCCGCTGCTTTGATTGAAGGCGTGGAACTGACCATGCGTGCGTTGCTTGGTGTGTTTGAAAAGCACGGAATGCAGGTGATCGCGCCGGAAGTTGGTGAGAGATTCGATCCGCAGGTGCATGAGGCGATGTTCGAGGCCCCGGTGCCAGGCACCAAAGCCGGCGATATCATTCAGGTTTCTGCCGAGGGCTTCATGCTGCACGACCGTCTGCTGCGCCCGGCGCAGGTTGGTGTTTCCTCGACGCCGGCCAGCTGA